Sequence from the Fictibacillus arsenicus genome:
CTCTTGGACAATTCATAAAGAAGATATTAACCGTGTAAACAAAAATATGGAGCAAACGTTTATAAAGAATGAGGAGATCTTAAATCAAAACAAAATGAAAGTCATTTACGAAGGATTTTCAAAATTTAATGGTGAGCCAGCCATTCAGTTTAGTGTTCTTTCTAAAAGTATTAGTAACCGATTAAGATTAAATCCTGAGAGTATTTATGGCAGAAATGAGATTCCTGAAGAATATAAGCGCCTTTTCCACCAAAATCTCTTAACGATAACAAATGAATCGAATGAACAGTTCAGTAACTATGAAATGCACATGGATGAAACTGAAACAAAAACAACATATTATATCAATTTTTTCAAAGAAGATAGAAACGGAAGTACTAGAGATTACGTACCTATTCCAGAAGAGCGTTTAACAATTACTTTGTCAGATTTAGTGTACTCAAAACCTTTGCCCACAGAGGTTACGATAAAGTATAAAGTACCTAAATTGAAGAAATAAGCATATTTCATAACATATAAAGGGGAATCAGCTTTGAACAGCAAATTGGGAAAAATTATTATAGGAGCTGTTTTATTAATCGGCTTTGTGATCTATACACAATATGAAAAAAACGCTGAGCCAGCTTGGAAAGTAAACACGGAAAATTTTACTGTTCTAGATAGCTGGGAAGAGTTAATGAATTTTGAAAAAATGAAATATAATGATTTAAAATTTGTTGATCATTTTAACCTTTTTAAAGACAGTAGGGTTTCAGTTCCGATTACCAGTGAACATCGAACGTTAAGAATCGAGAAAACGTGGAATTATGGCTTTCAGCTATATGTACTTTACAGTGTGGATATTAAAGAAAGAGACAAAGATGAAGGGGACATTCCTAGGCTGAATGTTGAAAGGATAAAGCTAACTTCAGAACAAAATAAAGAATTCATAGGCACTGCAGAATTATATCCAGGAGAAACCTCATCGGAAGGATATGTTTTTAAACATCGCTTATACCGTTCAATGATGATTCATCCCGAATTTAATAATGCCGTAAATTCACAGGAAGATTGGGAAGAAGTGATGAAAAGTAACCGATTCGAGCTATATGACATCACTATGAGTTCGAAGAAAGGAGTAACAAATTTAAAGCCGATTGCTTTCCAGGTTGAACCAGCTCAGATAAGGGGTATTCCAAAAGCTATAGCATCAATCCCTGTTAACCAAACATTGCACGTTAACAATGGAGATGAAATAACATTGAAAAGTATAGAATTTTTTCAGATTGGCTCGAGAATTATGTTAGATAAGAAAGTTGACAAAGATCTAGTTTCCTTAATTGGCGAAATTAATGTTAATGACCGAAAATTACCTATCGAATATGAGATTTCAAGTGTTCATGAAGCAGAGAATTATATTCAGACCTACTCTTTAATGAGTGAATTGTTAAATTCAGCTCCATCTGAAGAAGGATTTTTTTCTATAACACATTCCGTTCATCGTACCAATAAAGAATATTCATTTTCTGTTGTTAAGGCTGATATTGAAAAGTATAACGCCAATCAATCGAATGGTTTAATAAAAAATAAAGTAATTGTAAATGAAAAAGATGTAAATATCGTATATGAAGGCTTAGAATGGGATGCAGCAAACAATCAAGGAGGAATAAAGTTCTCCATCAATTATCCTGACAACTCAGATAATGTAGAAGAAGCATTTATGTTTCCACGTCCCAGCTATCACTTTGGTGATGGAAATGATGAGGATCGTTATGTAAGAAATCTGATTTCGGTCAAAGATTCTTCAGGGAAGCAATTGGAGAATTATGATATAACGCAAATATACCAAGATGATAAACCTTCATTTATCATTTATTTTTATAACGGTTTACCCGTTGAAGATTTGACTATTACGCTTTCACGATTAACACATTATGAACCGCTAATAAATGCAGTTTCAATTCCATTAATACTTCCTGAACCAAATAAGAAATAAAACAAAGGAAGACTGCTCTATTTTAACGCAGTCTCCTTACTTGTATTTATCTTGGATTGCTTTGAGCACGTTTAATGTACATTTCTTCTTCGCCTACAATACCGCAAGCTCCGCATTGAATTAATCTTTCAGAACCCTTGTAAGGCAGGTGAAACATATCGAGCTGACCTTCTTCATACTGCTGCACAACATCACCTGTAGAAGGATCAAGTTTTACAGAAACAGGATTTTGTTCGATAACATTAAAACGTGTTCGATTTGTTTTGCAATTAGGGCACAAATAAGGATTTGCCAAAATAAAGACCTCCTTTTAGTATTAGGCTAATCATTTAAGGAAAAATTATGTAAGTTTTAATTTAATAATATTTAGCCATAGTAAGATTAAGGAGGGATAACTGATGGGCAGACAGAAAAAAGGCAATGCGAATGCGCAAAGAAACAACAATGTAAAAGAAAATGGAGCAGAAAACCAAACTGAATTTGCTTCTTATGCTGAGATGGAAGTTCAAAAGATGCATCACGGTAAGAAAACAAAATAATTTTACTTCTGATCCAAGACAGAGTATAATAAAAATCTGCGATGTTAGTGGCTTTCCAATGTCTTTAACCTATGTGCTAAAGACGGGAATCCAACATGATCTGTCAGACAGTCATGCCTTGCATTCGACTTGGAAGGCTGTAACGGCAGCTGCGGATACCCACCTGAGAGATCAGGTTCCAAAGGCATATAAAGTCACGGCAGAGCGGATTTTACTTAACAATTAACAAGCGTATTTTACTTCACTGTAAAATGCGCTTTTTTCATAACATAACCGGGGGATATTTGAATGGAGAAGAAAGAAGTATTACTATTGATCGATGGATTCAACCTGCTAAGCAGATGTTATTTTGCTACAGCTTATGGCAAAGAGATGCATGACCTTCCTCGAAATTCGAAAGGACAGTTCACGAATGCAATCCGTGTGACCATACAGAAATTACTCATGCTTGTAAGGGAACACGAGCCTACTCATATTGCAGTTGCTTGGGATGTGAAACGGGAAGAAACACTTAGACGAGAGAAATTTGCAGATTATAAAGGAACTAGAAACGAACTGCCAGAGCCACTCATCCAACAATATGAAACTCTTGTTGAATTGTTTGATACAATCGGAATTACACAGCTTACAATTCCTAGATATGAAGCAGACGATATCATAGGAACCATGGTTAACCGCTGGCGCAATGAAAGAGACGGGGAGTGCATCATCTACAGCAATGATCGTGATCTATTACAGCTGCTATGCGATAGAACATCTCAGCTTATTGCAATAAAACGTGAAGAGTTGAAGTATACACTAAACCATTTTCAGGAGGAGTATGGGATCACTCCTGCACAATGGATTGATGTAAAAGCATTATTGGGCGATAAAAGTGATAACATTCCTGGAGTAGCTGGTGTAGGAGATAAAGCTGCATTACCTCTCATTCAGCAATATGGAGCAGTTGAACTCATTTATGAAAATTTTGAAAATCTAGATCCTAAATTCAAGCGTTATCTGAAAAAGCTTGAAGCAGGAAGGGATATGGCTGTTTTAAGTAAAGATTTATGTACCATCTTCACTGATGTTCCAGATATAATTAACAGAGATCTTGAAGAATGCAGATATCTATTAAATAAAGAAGCGGTTCGAGAAGCTTTGCAGGCTTTGGAAATACAAATAAGAGTGGGTTAATATCCCACTCTTTTTGTTTTCTTTTTAAACATTAAATCACTCCATTTCAGCTCTGAAAGAATCATTCCGAACAAAATGAGAATACATCCAATCAATGCTTTTGAACCTAAACGTTCATTAAGTACAATAAAAGCTGTGATAGCTGCAAAAACAGGTTCCATCGCGAATATCAATGCCACTCTTGCAGGAGTAGTAAAGGATTGAAAATACGTTTGGGCTAAAAAGGCGAGAGCAGTCGCAAACAATGAAGTGATTAGAAGAGCGGTAATGACTTCAGATTTAAAAAGCATATTCGCAGCAAATATCTCCTGCCATTGTTCAGTAAATAATGCTGTGATAAAGCTTAATATGGACACAATAAAAAGCTGAACAACAGTCAGGCATAAAGCATCAAAGGATTTGGCAAACTTACCTGTAAAAACAATGTGCAGCGCAAACGATACTGCACATAGAAGAACATAACCATCACCTATGTTTAAGGAAAAACTATTATGGATTGTAAGTAAATACAGTCCAGCTACTGCAAGCAATGAACTAAAGCCAATCTGCCAGTTCAGTTTATGTTTTAGTAACATATAGCTTAAAAGAGGGACAAGTACTACACTTAATCCTGTTATAAATCCAGCTTTTGAGGAAGTCGTATACAGCAGTCCGACAGTTTGAAATCCGTACCCTAAGAAAAGCCAAAAACCCAATAACGTACCACTTTTTAATAGATTTTTATTTTTAAAATCCTTAAATGATGTACGCTTAAAAAAGTATATAATGAATAATAATAGTATGGCAGCTATAAAAAAACGGACCGTATTAAATGAATATGGTTCTAGAAAAGCAATCGCTTTCTGGACAATAACAAACGTCGTTCCCCAGACAAACGCAACTAACAGCAAGTTAAAATCAGCAAACCATGGTTTCTTTATCATTCGGAACTCCTGTTTAACTGGATAGCTTTCCTAGCCAGTTCATCTGCTGCTTTATTTTGTTTTGATGGTATCCATTTGATAAAGAATAAATCGAGCTGGTCCGCTAAAGATAATGCTTTTTCAAGAAGTACAGTGTATCTTTTGTCTTTGGCATATCTCTTATCTATTGCATTTTCTACAGCTTGAGAATCTGTACGGAAGGAAACAATTCGCCACTTGTTTTCAACACATAACTCCAAGCCTCGTATTAGAGCTTGAAACTCTGCTTCATGGTTAGACATATTGCCTAATGGGAAACGATAAGATTGGGTTGTGCCGTCTCCGATTTTCACATAAACTCCTGCACCTGACAATCCAGGATCACCAGCACTTGCACCATCTATATATACTTCGATCAATTGATGACTCTCCTCTATATAAATTTATATACGTATTATAATGCACTTTAAAAAAAACAAAAAGGAGATTGCTATGAACTTCTCCATAGAATATATGTACAAACATCCAAAATCACAATTGAAAATTCGTTTTGTTTCTGATCCAGTTTCTTTGCAAGAAGCAATTTTTACGGCGAATGACCTGGAAAAAACGGGCCGAATTTCTGAAATGTTGTTCATTGACACTAAAGGTGTTACATGGACAAAAAAAGAACTGTTAAAACTTACTGAAGTTAAAAAAGAAGAGCCTAAAGAAATCCATGTATTTTTTGATGGAGGTTTTTTGGCGGAATCCAGGATGAGCGGCCAAGGAATCATAATTTACTTCTCGCAGAACGGGATAAAATACCGACTAAAGAAAAACACCAGTTTTACAAATATTGAATCTAACAACGAAGCTGAATATGCAGCGTTATGGGCTGCTGCCAGGGAACTCGAAGAACTTGGTGTTCAATATGAGCAGGTGTTAATTCAGGGAGACTCCAAGGTTGTAATCGAACAGTTGAAAGGTGAATGGCCATGTTATGAAGTGAACCTCCAAAACTGGGCAGATAAAATCGAAACACTGTTTAAGAAGCTTCAGATTGAACCTGTTTACGAATGGATTCCAAGAAATGAAAATAAAGATGCTGACCAATTAGTAAATCAGGCTTTAAATGGCAAGATAATCAAAGCCAAAAAAGAAGTCATTGATAATTTCTGATTATAACTGGTACAATTTACTAGAGTCTTTTGATTTTGGGGTTGATTAAAACATGGAAGCAAACATTTTAGAAGATTATGTAGCATTGCTAGCTTCAAAAGGATTTCGTCTTTCAGATGGGGATCTTCACTTTATTGACTTTGGCAGGCATTATACAGAAGCAACTGAATCGCAAGTGAAAATAGCTTTAGAAGTTACACTCATCAAACAATTATCTTTTGATGGGAGTTACTTTATTGCACTGCTTGAATCATTTGTTAAAGAAGGTGTCCGTTCTAAGAAACGTGCATATAAATTACTTGACCAATTACAATCGAACAAAGAAATTAACCGTTATTGTACTGTGGGGTAAAGATGAGCCAATTAATGATAGAAAAAACTGAGGTATTTGTTAAAGAAAAATTAAAAGATGAAAGCAGCGGGCATGACTGGTACCATATTTACCGTGTGAAAAAGCTGGCAGAAAACATTGCCGAGCAAGAAGGTGCTGATCATTTTATATGTGTAATGGCAGCATTGCTTCATGATATAGCTGATGAAAAAATAGCAGGCACTGAAGAAAAAGGACTGCAAGAAGTTAGGTTATGGCTAGAGTCTATCGCTGTAGAAAATCAATACTTAGAACAAATCATATCTATTATAAGCACGATGTCGTTTAAAGGCGGAAATCAGTCTGCTATGCAAACTCTTGAAGGACAGGTCGTCCAAGATGCTGACAGGCTGGATGCTATTGGAGCAATAGGTATCGGAAGGACTTTTGCTTATTCTGGAGCAAAAGGACAATTGATGTATGACCCCGAGATTCCAGTCCGGGAAAAGATGACGAAAGATCAATACAGGAATGAAAAGAGTACTGCAGTTAACCACTTTTATGAAAAATTATTAAAATTAAAAAATACAATGAATACAACTTACGCAAAAAAGCTTGCGAATGAACGGCATGCATTCTTGGAGAGCTTTTTAGAGCAGTTTTTTGGAGAATGGGAAGGGAAGAAGTAGGTAAGCGTAAGTTTTGCGCTCCAAAACTTACCTTTTCAGATACGCTATGGGGTATAAAGAGGAAGGATACCTCAAAATAAATGTTTCAATCCACGAAAATTGCATCTGAATCCACGAGAATGACCCCTCAATCCACGAGTTTTAACCCTGAATCCAAAAATTTTCTGTGTTTATCCACGAGTTGTCATATGTTGACAAATTTCGAATGCCTCGAATTACGGAATATCGATTAAATAGAAAAAAAGGGCCCGCATGGCCCTTTTTTTATTCGCATTCTTCAGCTGGACGGGGCCCAGCATCTAAACCTTCAGAACTTACAGTAAGTACTGGTTTGATTGACGCATCTGAACTCACGCAGATTTGACATGAAAGTCTAACGTTGCCTGATAAGCCTTTTGTTTCAATAATGTTCGCTTCTTTTTCTCCAATAGGGCCTAAATCTCCGGATAATACTTCTACACGGCAAGAAGTACATTTTGCTTTTCCTCCACAGCGGTGAAGAATATCAATACCATTGTCTTCTAAAGCCAAAACAAGTTTTTTTCCATCTTCAATGTTATAAATTCCATAGCCTTGCACGTCAATTTTTGCCATTAAGCTGCCTCCTCAAGAATATCTTTCCATTTCTATTATACGATAACCTAGAATCAAGTAAAGTAAACTAAACCAATCAAAGTTATCATATAAAAACTAATCGCATCACATACTTATTTCATATACAATAGAGAGTGGAGACAATTTTTACATATGGAGGGTTAAATCAACATGCTAGAAAAGGTTACGTATAAAAGTGATATCGAGATTGCCCAATCTGCTAAAATGCTGCGCATTGAAGAAATTGTAGGACAACTGGGAATTGATGAGGATGATTGGGAACCTTACGGAAGATACAAAGGAAAACTTTCACTAGATCTATTTCAGAAGCTTCAAAATGTTGAAGATGGAAAAGTAGTCTTAGTTACAGCAATAAGTCCTACACCTGCAGGAGAAGGTAAATCTACTGTCACTGTCGGACTTGGACAAGCACTTAATCGCGTTGGAAAGAAAACGATTATCGCTTTACGCGAACCTTCACTAGGTCCTAGCATGGGTATTAAAGGTGGTGCAGCAGGAGGCGGTTACTCTCAAGTAATGCCTATGGAAGATATCAACCTTCATTTCACTGGAGACCTTCATGCCATAACTACTGCTAATAATGCACTTGCGGCACTTATTGATAATCATATCCATCAAGGTAATGAATTAAATATAGACCCTCGCCGTATTGTATGGAAACGCGCTTTGGATATGAACGATCGCGCTTTAAGAAAGATTGTTATCGGTTTAGGCGGACCTGTTCAAGGTGTTCCCCGTGAAGACGGCTTTGACATTACAGTAGCTTCAGAAATCATGGCCATTTTTTGTTTGGCTAATAACCTTGAAGATTTAAAGCTCAGACTATCAAGAATGGTAGTAGCTTTCGATTATGGAAATGAGCCTGTAACAGCTGGGGACTTGAATGCACATGGTGCGCTTACGCTTCTGTTAAAAGATGCGATCCGTCCTAATATTGTCCAAACACTCGAAAATACACCTGCACTTGTTCATGGCGGTCCTTTTGCAAATATCGCGCATGGATGCAACAGTGTAATTGCAACTAAACTGGCATCCAAACTAGGTGATATGGTTGTTACCGAAGCAGGATTCGGAGCAGATTTAGGTGCTGAAAAGTTTTTAGATATAAAAGCAAGATATGCTGGCATTAATCCTAGTGCTGTAGTTATCGTTGCAACGGTTAGAGCACTAAAGATGCATGGCGGACTAGCAAAGGAATATTTGAAAACTCCAGATGTTGCTGCGCTAGAAAAGGGAATGCCGAATCTTGAAAAACATCTTGAAACATTAAAACAATTTGGGGTTCCGGTTGTTGTAGCCATCAATAAGTTTGTTACAGATACAGAAGAAGAGATTGCTTTTATTAAAGATTGGTGCAGCAAAAAAGGTGTCGCTTCAGAAGAAGCTGATGTATGGGCTAAAGGCGGAGAAGGCGGAGAAGAATTAGCAAAAAGAGTTCTAGAGACAATCGAAAATGAAAAAAATGAATACAGACCATTATATGACCTGGATTTATCTATTTCGGAAAAAATCGAAACGATATGTAAAAATGTTTATGGTGCAGGTGAGGTTCAATTTTCACCTAAGGCTTTTAAACAAATGAAACAATATAGTGATTTCGGCTGGGACAAACTTCCTATCTGCATGGCAAAAACACAATATTCCTTCTCTGATGACCCTAAAAAACTTGGCCGCCCCGAAAACTTTACAATAACGATCAGAGAACTAAAACCATCTATTGGGGCTGGATTCATTGTGGCGTTAACAGGTGATGTAATGACAATGCCTGGACTGCCAAAAGTTCCTGCTGCTAATAATATGGATGTTACAGAAGACGGTAAAGCTGTAGGTCTATTCTAAAAAATATTGTGTATACGGATTATTTTAAACTGCTATACTTTTTGCTGGAGGGAAACATATGAAACCATTACAATTATCTGCTGAAACTGCGGTTAAATTAGCAAAAGAGTTAAATGTACCGTTAGAGCAATTAATGCATATGCCTCAGCACATACTAGTAAAAAAACTTATGGAGCTTGAGGCAGCAAAAGATAATAAAGATGAATAAATAAGATCAAGAAGGCGAAAACCTACTATGTAGGTTTTTCTTTTTTTCTTTAGCGCTCTTTTCTAAAAAATTGTTGCAACTGACAGATTTTCGAAATTCTTCATTGAATAGTTAATTGGAGCGAAAGGACGAGACTCCAGCAGGATGAGTGGGACAGGTGAGACCACTCAATGTCGCTGGGCGACGAGGGACTCACCGCACACCCTGCGGAAAGCGAGTCCTGTAGTGGAAATTAACCTCTTACAAAAGCAACAAAGTTTACGAAAACAGCCTTCTTAATTGATCAACAGAAAAGGAATGAAACGATGGAAACAAAAAAACCTGGATTAGTATATACACTGAAAGTACTCAGAGATTCAGATTTGGGATATGTTTTAGATCTAGAAGACGGAAAAGAAGTGCTTTTACATAAAGCAGAAGCAAAAGGAAAATATGAAGAAGGTGGAAGTGTAGAAGTTTTTCTCTATCAGGACCATGAAGGAAGACTAGCAGCTACTGAAACCATTCCTAAAGTAAGACTTGATTCTTTGGCTTGGCTGGAAGTAGCTGGGGTAAATCATAAGCTTGGTGTATTTTTGCATATTGGCATCAAAAAAGATCTTCTTCTGTCAAAAGATGATCTTCCAGAATCGTGGGATGAGTGGCCGCATATTGGAGATAAAGTGTATTCTGGTATGAAGCTTGATAAAAAGGGACGTTTGTTTGCTGACTTAGCTACAGAAGAAGAGATGGTTGAACAAGCAGAATCAGCAACTGAAGCAGCTTTTAATCAGCAAACATCAGGACATGTTTATAAAATCAACGAATCTGGTGTATTGGTGTTTACTGAAGAACAGCATATTGGTTTTATTCATAATGATGAATTAAAAGTAAAACCGCGTCTAGGGCAAAAATTGGGTGCAAGGGTTGCATTTGTCCGAGAAGATGGAAGAATTAATTTGTCCATGAAAGCTAGAAAAGAAGTAGCTTACAGTGAAGATGCAGAGCGTATTTATCAATACTTGCGGGAGAATAAAGGGCAGATGCCTCTAACTGATAAATCATCACCAGATGAAATAAAAGCAACGTTCCAGATGAGCAAAGCAGCTTTCAAACGTGCACTTGGCAAGCTTATGAAAGAAGAGAAAATCATTCAGGAAAACGGAAAAACATATCTTCAAATTTAGTAATAAAGGAACCTGCTCATAGGTTCCTTTTTTTGTTGCTACTAGACACTTAATGGAAGGGCTATATAAAAGTGTGGATTTGAACACAGGCTCAATGGGTAAAATAAATGATGATTGAAAGGTGGTATATCATTGAAAAGAAATCTAGGTTTTTGGGTATTAACAGCCCTTGTAGTCGGAAATATGGTAGGGTCAGGAATCTTCATGCTGCCAAGATCGCTAGCAGAAGTGGCTAGTCCTGCTGGTGTGATTTCAGCATGGGTAATTACAGGTTTTGGTGTATTAATGACGGCTCTGGTTTTTGGGAATTTATCTCTTAGAAAACCTGAATTAAATGGCGGTCCGCAAAACTATGCAAAGGCATTGTTCGAAGAAAACAAAAGATCTTCCTTATTGAGCGGATACCTTGTCAGTTGGGGTTACTGGGTTGCTAACTGGTCAGGGAACGTTGCTATCATAACAACATTTGCTAGTTATTTATCTACATTCTTTCCTGTAATGACAAGTTCAAATGCCTTATTTAAGATTATGGGAACAACGATAACCACAGGGGGAGTTATAACATTTATCGTATGTACAATTCTTCTGTGGGGCGTGCACTTCTTAATTTTAAATGGGATAGAAGGCGCTGGCAAAGTTAACTTTATAGCTACTGCTGCAAAAGTATTAGGATTCTTATTATTCATTTTTGCTTGTATGTATGCATTTCAGAGCAGTAACATTGTTCCTTTCTACGAACCAGTTGAAGGAGAGGGCGGAGTAGCTAATGGATTTCTAAGCCAGATTAATAATGCAGCAATTGCAACTCTATGGGCTTTTGTTGGTGTAGAATCAGCTGTTGTATTCTCGACACGTGCTAAGAAAAAGAGTGATGTTAAAAAAGCAACTATTTTGGGGCTTTTAATAGCTCTAGCACTTTATTTAAGCATCACTCTCTTAGTTATGGGGACTCTTCCTCAAAATGAGTTGGTCTCTTCCCAAAAGCCGCTAGTCGATGCTCTAATGGTTGCAATTGGTCCATCAGGAAGTATGATTATGGCATTGCTCGGAGTCATTTCATTATTAGGTGCTACGATTGGCTGGGTTCTGCTTTCAGCTGAAGTCCCTTTTCAGGCAGCACAGCAAAGGATGTTTATACCTGTATTTCTAAAGGAAAATAAAAAAGGGGCTCCCGTTTTTTCTTTATGGGTCACTAACTTATGTACACAGCTCTTTTTATTTTCAGTCGTTTCACAATCCATGGCGCAGGCATTTGACTTTATGATATTTATAGCTACACTTGCGTTTTTAGTTCCTTATATAGTCGCATCCCTTTATCAACTAAAACTTGTAATAAAAGGGGAGACTTATGTAGATGCCGGAAATAAAAGAACGACGGATGGTATTATCGCAGCATTAGCAGCGATTTATTCAATTTGGGTTATTTACGCAGGAACAGCAGATATCAAAACATTCCTCTTTGGTATTGCATTGCTTGCATCTGGAATATTATTTTATCCGCTCGTTCCCAAAAATGCGGATACAAGTGAAAAACCGGCTGATTGACAGCCGGTTTTTTCCTTATGCACCTTTACGCAGACCTGAACCTGTGTTTGCTTTTACAAGAATTTCATTAAACTTGTCAGCATCAGATGGCTTAGATAACATTGTTCCTATGAAAGCACCTAAGAAGCCTAGAGGAATAGAAACAATACCAGGGTTAGCAAGAGGGAAAATAGCTTCTCCCGTTAGAATGGCTGCTCCCTCTACTGGAGACCAGACACTTGGTGACAGGGCTACAAGGATAAGAGAACTTAATAATCCCACGAGCATACCAGTAACAGCACCACCTGTGTTAAAGCGTTTCCAAAAAATCGTTAATAAAATAATCGGAAGGTTTGCACTAGCTGCAACTGCAAATGCAAGTGCTACTAAAAATGCTACATTCAATTTTTGTGCGAATAAAGCCAAAATAATGGATAAAATCGCAACACCGACAGATGCCCATTTTGCTGCTTTCATCTGTTCCTTTTCAGTAGCTTTTCCTTTTCGAACAATGTGTGTATAAAAGTCATGAGCAAATGCTGAAGCTGCTGATAAAACTAGACCGGCAACTACAGCTAAAATAGTAGCGAAAGCAACAGCTGAAACAAATGCAAATAAGAATTCTCCGCCTAATACTTGTGCTAAAAGGGGGGCAGCCATGTTTCCTGCCGCATTTGCTGCTACTATGTTGTCCTGACCAACAAATGCTGCAGCACCGAATCCTAAGAAGATCGTCATGATATAAAAAGCACCTATAAGCCAAGTTGCATAAACTACAGATTTTCTTGCAGTCGGTGCATCTTTAACAGTGAAGAACCTAATTAATATGTGCGGAAGTCCAGCTGTTCCTAACACAAGAGCTAAATTCAACGAAATCGTATCAAGCGGGTCTTTAAACTTATTGCCGGGATTTAAGAAAGATTCTCCTAATGGAGTAGATTCCTTAACTTGTGCAAACATTTCTGTAAAACTAAATCCAAACTTCGCAAAAACCATAACTGAAATAATAAATGTCCCAATCATTAAAAGAACTGCTTTTACAATCTGTACCCAAGATGTGGCTGTCATACCTCCAAATACAACATAGACTGTCATCAAGACCCCTACGATCAGTACAGAATATACATAATCAATTCCGAGGAGAAGTTTTATAAGGGCGCCCGCCCCAACAAGCTGAGCGACCATATAGAACGTTGAGATTGCCATAGTATTTAATGCTGCGACACCGCGCACTTTTTTGTCATTGAATCGTGCAGCAATCATATCTGCCATCGTATATTTCCCTAAATTTCGAAGAGGTTCCGCGACTAGATATAAAACAACTAGATAAGCAACTAAAAACCCGATGCTATAGAAGAAACCATCAAATCCTGCTAGGGCGATTGAACCCGCTATTCCTAAAAACGATGCAGCGGACATGTAATCTCCAGCAATGGCAAGTCCATTCTGCATTCCAGTAAGCCCGCCATCAGCT
This genomic interval carries:
- a CDS encoding YycC family protein, producing MKPLQLSAETAVKLAKELNVPLEQLMHMPQHILVKKLMELEAAKDNKDE
- a CDS encoding CvfB family protein yields the protein METKKPGLVYTLKVLRDSDLGYVLDLEDGKEVLLHKAEAKGKYEEGGSVEVFLYQDHEGRLAATETIPKVRLDSLAWLEVAGVNHKLGVFLHIGIKKDLLLSKDDLPESWDEWPHIGDKVYSGMKLDKKGRLFADLATEEEMVEQAESATEAAFNQQTSGHVYKINESGVLVFTEEQHIGFIHNDELKVKPRLGQKLGARVAFVREDGRINLSMKARKEVAYSEDAERIYQYLRENKGQMPLTDKSSPDEIKATFQMSKAAFKRALGKLMKEEKIIQENGKTYLQI
- a CDS encoding amino acid permease; its protein translation is MSLKRNLGFWVLTALVVGNMVGSGIFMLPRSLAEVASPAGVISAWVITGFGVLMTALVFGNLSLRKPELNGGPQNYAKALFEENKRSSLLSGYLVSWGYWVANWSGNVAIITTFASYLSTFFPVMTSSNALFKIMGTTITTGGVITFIVCTILLWGVHFLILNGIEGAGKVNFIATAAKVLGFLLFIFACMYAFQSSNIVPFYEPVEGEGGVANGFLSQINNAAIATLWAFVGVESAVVFSTRAKKKSDVKKATILGLLIALALYLSITLLVMGTLPQNELVSSQKPLVDALMVAIGPSGSMIMALLGVISLLGATIGWVLLSAEVPFQAAQQRMFIPVFLKENKKGAPVFSLWVTNLCTQLFLFSVVSQSMAQAFDFMIFIATLAFLVPYIVASLYQLKLVIKGETYVDAGNKRTTDGIIAALAAIYSIWVIYAGTADIKTFLFGIALLASGILFYPLVPKNADTSEKPAD
- a CDS encoding solute symporter family protein, producing MNGTAFTLFLAIVALTLVITYFASKRTKTTSDFYTADGGLTGMQNGLAIAGDYMSAASFLGIAGSIALAGFDGFFYSIGFLVAYLVVLYLVAEPLRNLGKYTMADMIAARFNDKKVRGVAALNTMAISTFYMVAQLVGAGALIKLLLGIDYVYSVLIVGVLMTVYVVFGGMTATSWVQIVKAVLLMIGTFIISVMVFAKFGFSFTEMFAQVKESTPLGESFLNPGNKFKDPLDTISLNLALVLGTAGLPHILIRFFTVKDAPTARKSVVYATWLIGAFYIMTIFLGFGAAAFVGQDNIVAANAAGNMAAPLLAQVLGGEFLFAFVSAVAFATILAVVAGLVLSAASAFAHDFYTHIVRKGKATEKEQMKAAKWASVGVAILSIILALFAQKLNVAFLVALAFAVAASANLPIILLTIFWKRFNTGGAVTGMLVGLLSSLILVALSPSVWSPVEGAAILTGEAIFPLANPGIVSIPLGFLGAFIGTMLSKPSDADKFNEILVKANTGSGLRKGA